The DNA region AAGATCTTCCTTAAGCCAATCTCCTGTGTAGACTAAGACTTCTACTATTCTAGGTGTTAAGAAACTGCGGTATAGATCGAGGACTCTTCCTCCAGTACTAAATGCAGACTCCGAAGCTACCATAGAAATAGGTATAGCCAATACCTTGTGACCCATATTTCCAAGAATTGGAAATCGGGTTGAGTTAACCTTCCACCAGTTTAGTATATCGAACTTATAGGAGTATGGCTCGCATTCTTCTTGTAAATATCTATCAAGTTTAGATCATGTATTTGTTCTATGACCAGTTGCTTGAGGAAAAAAGCCCATGCCATGAACATCGGTATTAATGTTGTTGGCTTGAACATCTTGCGTATCAGCTTCACTTGCTTCCTCAGAACTTTGGTATTGCTGATAAAGTAACTTTATGCACTTGGACAACTTTGACTTCAATTCGCCTCCTTTGAACCAGAAATACATACAGTGGCATCACTGAACACTCACAAAAATGGTACAATGGACTCAGCATACTCCTAGTCTGAATCAGAAGGCACACCTCTCCCTTTTCCTCCATTCATCTCTCCTATATGGGTATTGTCTTTCAAAGCAAGCAACTCAAATGCTTTGTGATGCTTCAAAGCTACCTCTAATATTTGATAAGTAGAGTTCCACCTAGTCTCAACATCCATGCAAGGCAAGCCTTTATATTGGATTTTTTTTAGTTCAACACACTTTTGAAACCTAGTGGCTCTAGATGGGAAAGACCTAACATATTTTACTGCACTACGAATCCTCAAGACTGATTCATCAATCTCTTTCAACTCTTCTTTTACAATTAAGTTTAGAATATGTGCACAACACCTCATCTGAATAAATTCACTATTCAAAATAATGCTATTCCAAGAACTCAATCGCTTCTTCAGATATTTAATTGCAACATCACTAGATGATGCATTATCAACTGTAACACTAAATACCTGATTCAAATTCAAAGTTATTTAAACAAGACTCAATTGTTGCTCCTATAACCTCTCCTGAATGACTTATCACTTGGCaaaaattaagttttttttatataatttccaGTCCAAATCAACAAAATGTGCTGTCAAACTCATATAagtaaaattttgaattgaagtcCAAGTGTCAGTTGTTAGACATACTCTACCACAATTTGCCGAGAGAAAATCTTTCAACTTCATCTTCTCTTCAGCATAAAGAGCTCCAATGTCACGTGCTAATGTAGTCCGTGAAGGAACTTTGAATCTTGCTTGTAGGACATGCACAAATCTTCGAAATTTCGGGCTCTCAACAAAACAAAATGGTAGCTCTTCCCCAATAAACATTTTCACAAGTGCCCTTCGAGCCTCCTCTTGGTCAAATTTGGAAGCACTTGGTGAATTTAAAATACCACGCTCATATATAGTCGGTGTGGtcgttgtttttcttcttttg from Arachis ipaensis cultivar K30076 unplaced genomic scaffold, Araip1.1 Aipa1182, whole genome shotgun sequence includes:
- the LOC107624664 gene encoding zinc finger BED domain-containing protein RICESLEEPER 4-like, which codes for MQSKMTENTNIEAAGMSASTQPSSPPSGVRKNRPAVWDHFDAENATEKKAKYKYYGSLIQYGNGTSSMGGHLRRCKQNLNNDSNKRRKTTTTPTIYERGILNSPSASKFDQEEARRALVKMFIGEELPFCFVESPKFRRFVHVLQARFKVPSRTTLARDIGALYAEEKMKLKDFLSANCGRV